Within Cydia pomonella isolate Wapato2018A chromosome 26, ilCydPomo1, whole genome shotgun sequence, the genomic segment gctatttttgatgctgactgtacctccgCCTTAATCAAGATCTAAACCACGATAGCACTGCTACGCACTCTGtaggtattttagttttatcgtATAATGTAGGTCTAATTTCGCattcaaaatttcattacaGACTATGgtacaggtgaaactaaattgTGAAATGTTTTTACCACTTCGTAGCATTTTTTCAAGTTGAATCAagtgcatttttagggttccgtacccaaagggtcaaacgggaccgtccgtccgtccatctgtcaccaggctgtatctcatgaaccgcgaTAGTTCAACTGtctagttgaaattttcacaaatgatgtatttctgttccgctataccaacaaatactaaaaacagaataaaataaatatttaacgggggctctcatacaacaaacataatttttttgccgtttttataaataatggtacggaacccttcgtgcgcgagtccgactcgcacttgcccggtttttataTAATATCCCTACACCTACCCATAgacaaaaacaatttattgtTATTGAGTAATATCGTTTATTCTATCGGGTTTTCATCAATTAAGTCGTTCGTAAACTATAAGTTAATCAGctaaattaactaaaagtttCCAGAAGTTATTGAAGGTATTTAGCGACGacagccgcagccgcagccggAGCCGGAGCCGCCCTGCACGCTGGTGATGGCGACGTTCCCGCAGCTGCCGCAGCTGTAGTCAACGCACGCCGAGCCGCTGGTGTCGTACTTGCCCGAGAACTCCACGGCACTCAGGTACGGCAGTTCCCCGTTGACGTCCAAGTCACCGCTCAAGCCGAGCTCGGAGGAGACGGCGATGCCGGATGGGGAGATGGGGCCGATGCTGGTGATCAAGAGGTCGCCACCGCTGCTGGAGATGGAGATGGAGTTGGCGCCGCCTGACCTGCTGGAGCTCCCCGAACTGCCGGATGAGCAGCCGCAT encodes:
- the LOC133532251 gene encoding chorion class high-cysteine HCB protein 13-like; the encoded protein is MAFKAILLCAALLLVQTISGQKCGCSSGSSGSSSRSGGANSISISSSGGDLLITSIGPISPSGIAVSSELGLSGDLDVNGELPYLSAVEFSGKYDTSGSACVDYSCGSCGNVAITSVQGGSGSGCGCGCRR